The Pararhizobium sp. IMCC21322 sequence ATGTGTCACGGCCGGTCTTGCGCGATGCTCTGCAAAAGCTCGAAGCGCGCGGGTTGCTGCTAACGCGGCAGGGGGAGGGCAGCGTTGTGGCAGATGTTGTTGGCACTGTGTTTCAGGACCCCATTGTGGACCTCATTCGAAAACATCCCAAAGCAACCGCTGATTACGTTGAATTCCGCCGGCAGATTGAAGGCATCACAGCCGAAATGGCGGCCATTCGCGCAACTGACGCTGATCGCGAGCTTTTGACGCGGCTGATAAATACAATGGCAGAAACCCATGAGTTGCAGGATTTTTCTGCTGAAGCTGAGGTTGATACCGAATTTCATCAGGCAATCGGCGAATGCGCCCACAATATTGTGTTGCTGCATATGCTTCGCTCCTGCTACCGGTTATTGGAACAGGGTGTGTTCATCAACCGCAGTCGCCTGTACAGCCACAATGGCTCGCGCAACGCGCTGTTGGCGCAGCACAAGGCCATCTACGCCAGCATTATGGCGCGTGATCCGCAAGCTGCCCGCAAGGCAGCGGAAGCGCATATGGATTTTGTAGCTGAGGCGGCCAGAGAAGTGGAAACAATTGGCGAGCGGGAAGCAGTTTCCCGCCTGCGGCTTGAACAACACAGCACCCAGAACAAAGTGGAACGCGCTGCGAAAGCAGCCAAAGCAAAGTAGAATATGAGCGTATCAGACCAGAACTCTGCCCCGGAAACAATTACGATCGAAACGCCCAAAAACGTGGCTCTGTTTGTCACCTGCCTGGTTGATCTGTTTCGACCATCGGTTGGATTTGCCAGCGTCAAATTACTGGAAGACGCTGGTTGTACCATCTCTGTACCACCGGCCCAGACATGTTGCGGCCAACCGGCTTACAATTCGGGCGATAAGGCGGATACGCGCGACATTGCCATGCAGGTGATCAAATCATTTGAATCCTATGACGCTGTGGTTGCCCCGTCCGGTTCCTGCGCGGCCATGATCAAAGTACATTATCTGGAACTCTTTGAAGAAGGCTCCGACTGGCATCAGCGCGCCGGCAGGCTGGCCGATAAAACCTTTGAACTGACCAGCTTTCTGACCGACATTTTGGGCCGCAACCCGGTTACGGCGCATTTCGATGGCACTGTCACCTATCACGACAGTTGCTCAGGTTTGCGGGAATTGGGTGTTGAAAAGCAACCGAGACGGCTGCTGGAATCGGTCGACGGATTGACCGTGAAAGAGATGAAAGACAGCGATGTGTGCTGCGGGTTTGGTGGCACATTCTGCATCAAATATCCTGACATCTCCAACGCGATTGTTGAGAAGAAAACTAAAAATATCGATGATACATCCGCCGGAACCCTGCTGGCAGGCGATCTGGGCTGCCTGATGAATATGGCCGGTAAGCTGAAACGCGAAGGCAGCAATGTGGATGTGCGCCACGTGGCTGAGGTACTGGCGGGAATGACCGACGTGCCGCCCATTGGCAAAAGCAAAAATGATAAAAAGGGATAGAGACGATTATGCAGATCACATCCCCATATTTTAAGGAAAAATCCTCAGCCGCCCTGAAAGATGAGAATCTTCAGAAGGCCATGGGCAATGTCGAACGGGGTTTCATCGGCAAACGCGCCAAGGCGGCTGCCAACCTGCCGGAATTTGAGGCGCTGCGGGATCGCTCAAAAGAGATCAAGGACCACGTGCTGGATCATCTGGATCTTTATCTGGAAACCTATGAAGCAAAGGTTCAGGACACAGGTGGCCGCGTCCATTGGGCGGCCGGTGCTCAGGATGCCCGAAACATCATTCTCGACATCTGCAAACGCGCCAACGCCAAGACCGTGACCAAGGGGAAATCCATGATCGCGGAAGAAATCGCGATCAATGAACATCTGGAACGCAACGGCATAGAGCCAATTGAAACCGACCTTGGCGAATATATCATTCAGTTGCGCGGTGAGGCACCGAGCCACATCATCGCGCCAGCTGTACATGTGAACAAGGAGGAGGTTGAGGCGGATTTCAGGCGCACCCACAGGCACTTGCCGCCGGGGCGTAATCTGGAAGACCCGACAAGCCTTTTGTCCGAAGCGCGTTCCGTTCTGCGCGATAAATTCCTGGCAGCCGATGTGGGCATCACCGGAGCCAACTTTCTGGTTGCCGAAACCGGCACGTCAATCATTGTCACCAATGAAGGCAATGGCGATCTCACGCAGATATTGCCCCGCGTCCATATTGTGATCGCATCCATTGAGAAGATCGTTCCAACGCTGGAAGATGTCAGTCAGATTTTGCGCGTTCTGGCACGCTCTGCCACCGGGCAGGACATATCTGTCTATACGACGTTTTCAACCGGACCGCGCCGTGCAGAAGACCCTGACGGACCCGAAGAATATCATGTGGTGCTGCTTGATAATGGCCGTTCAGATATGCTTGGGACCGAGTTTCAGGACATGCTGCGCTGTATCAGATGCGGTGCCTGCATGAACCATTGTCCGGTCTATCACGCTGTTGGCGGCCATTCCTATGGCTGGGTCTATCCCGGCCCTATGGGAGCCGTTCTGACACCAACGCTGATTGGCGTTGAAATGGGCGGTCATCTGCCCAATGCGTCGACCTTTTGTGGGCGCTGTGAAAGTGTCTGCCCGATGCGCATACCCTTGCCGAAAATGATGCGGCATTGGCGGGAGAAGGAATTTGAGCGACACACGACACCAGATAGAATGCGGCGTGGTCTGAGTGTTTGGGCCTGGATGGCCAAACATCCAAAACTCTATCATGCCGGCTCGCGGCTGGCGATTAATCTGCTCGGCTTGATGGGGCGCCGCAAAGGTGCGTTCAAAAAACTGCCACTGGCTGGCGGTTGGACCGAGCATCGTGATTTACCTGCGCCGGAGGGGCAGACCTTCCAGCAGCAATGGGCTGCGCGGCATAGAAACTCCAAACTTGGACAGACCACCTAATGGATCAGGTAAAATGAACAGGCGTAGTGGAACCAGCAATCGTGCAACGCCCAATGGCCGCAGCATCATTTTGGCGAAGATTCGCAAGAATGTTAAAAACATCGACGATCCTGTTCGTGAGGCCAGGGTTGCAGACCGCCTGTCCAGAAGCCCGGTTGGATTGATACCTGCACGCGCGCGCAAACCGCACGCCAAGCAGGTTGATTTGTTTTGTGAGCAGGCCGTCAAGGTTCAGACCACCATCACCCGCATCAACAAGATTGAGGATTTGCCGACAGCGCTTGCAGAGTATTTGCGGGGCAGAAACCTTCCCAAGAAAGTACGCATGGGCCATGCGCCGCTTCTGGAGCAGGCTGGTTGGGACAAGCTTGCCGACCTTGAGATATCGAAAGGGCCATCAGACGGGGACGACCCGGTTGGCCTGTCTCATGCCTTCGCTGGTGTCGCCGAAACCGGAACCTTGATGCTGGAATCGGGAGCAGACAATCCGACCACACTCAATTTCCTGCCGGAAACCCACTGCGTTGTGGTCCGCGCTGCTGACATTTCAGGCGATTATGAAACGGCTTGGGCTACAATTCGTGAAAAGCACGGCAAGGGCAACATGCCGCGCACCGTAAACATGATCACCGGACCGTCTCGCTCCGGCGACATTGAACAGACTATGTTACTGGGTGCCCATGGTCCGCGCGCTTTGCAGATATTCGTTGTAAACGACTAAGCAGCATCAGCGATAAAAAAAGCCGCGACGACCGTTTTTTCAAGACGGTGCATTCGCGACTTTGAAGCGGTTGTTCAGGACTGTTCCTGTCTTACTCGGTTATATTACCTTCCAGATCGAACTGCGCCAGATAGGCGATCACGTTCTCCAGATCATCATCCTTTTTCAAACCTGCAAACGCCATCTTTGTTCCTTTGACGAACTTTCGCGGATTTGCCAGATAAATTGTCAGCGTTTCCACGTCCCAGGTCAATTCAGAGGCCTTCATGGCTTTGGAGTATTTATAGCCCTCAATTATCGCTACTTCACGTCCCACAATACCGTTGAGAACGGGTCCAACACGGTTTTTGGCGTTTGGACCGACAGCATGACAAGCCTTGCATTTCTTGAAAACTTTTTCGCCAGCGTCAACGTCACCTTCGGCCATTGCGCCAAGTGGCATCAGTGCGCTCATCAGCCCTGCGAGAATTATCTTATTCATATATTTCACCTCACTCACTCCAAATGTCCGGCCAGATAGACCGGAGTTATTCGCGCACCCAACTGATTTCTCGAATGTATTACCCTCCGCGTCAACCCCAATGGGTTTTTCCTCGCACGATACAGCTGAATTGTCGCATATACTTGGCTTTCCCAACTGGTAAAAAAAATTGACCAGTTGTGGATTCTCTGTCAAAATCAGGAAAAGCAAGGGAGAAAACCATGGGCACAATTGCAATACCTGAACCGGATAAGGGTATTCTCGCGCGTCGGCAGGAGATCATTCAAAGCCTTCGAAAACTGGTGCCCGGCGAGGGCGTCATCAGCGACGCCACCGAATTGGTTCCCTATGAAACCGATGCCTTTACCGCCTATCGCCGCGTCCCGCTGGCCGTGGTGCTGCCAGAAACAACTGAACAGGTTTCTGCTGTGCTGAAATATTGCAACAAGGCGGGCTTGCCGGTCATTCCCCGTGGTGCCGGAACATCTTTGGCAGGCGGTGCCATTCCGCAGGAAGATGCTGTTGTGATCGGCATTGCCAAAATGAGCCGCGTTCTTGACGTGAATTATAGCAACCGTTCGGCAAGAGTTCAGGCAGGCATCACAAATCTGAACGTTTCCGACCATGTCGGGCCGGACGGATTCTTCTATGCGCCTGATCCATCATCGCAACTGGCCTGCACGATTGCTGGAAATATCGGCATGAATTCAGGCGGCGCTCATTGTCTGAAATATGGCGTCACGACCAACAATCTGCTCGGCGTCAAGATGGTTATGCTGGACGGAACCGTTCTGGATATTGGCGGCGAACATCTGGATGCGCCCGGTTATGATTTGCTTGGCCTTGTATGCGGCTCGGAAGGTCAGATCGGCATCATCACCGAAGCTGTCGTTCGTATCTTGCCGAAGCCAGAAGGCGCGCAACCGGTTTTGTTCGGCTTTGAAACGGCCGAAAGTGCCGGGGCTTGCGTGGCCAGCATTATTGCTGCCGGTCTGGTGCCTGTTGCGATGGAATTCATGGACAAACTGGCCATCGAAATCTGCGAGGCTTTCGCAAAGGCCGGGTATCCGATGGATGTTGAAGCTCTGCTGATCATCGAGGTCGAAGGGTCTGATGCGGAAATGCGCGAGCAACTTGGCAAGATCATTGAAATAGCCAAACAGCACGGTGTGAAGACCATCAAGGAAAGTCAGTCAGCCATGGAGGCTGCCGCCATCTGGAAAGGCCGTAAATCGGCCTTCGGCGCGACAGGGCGGGTTGCTGATTACATCTGCATGGATGGCACCATTCCAACGGGACAACTGCCACATGTGCTCGCTCGCATGACCGAAATCATCGATCATTATGGCCTGCGTGTCGCGAATGTCTTCCATGCCGGAGATGGAAACCTGCATCCCTTGATCCTGTATGATGTCAATGATCCGGCAGAGCGCCAGAAAGCGGAAGATGCCGGCAATGATATTTTGACATTGTGCGTTGAGGTTGGCGGTTGCCTGACCGGTGAGCATGGCGTGGGCATTGAAAAGCGTGATTTGATGCGCGTTCAGTTCACCGAGGAGGATTTGCGTCAGCAAATGCTGGTGCGGGCGGTGTTTGATCCCGCGTGGCAGCTCAATCCCGCCAAGGTGTTCCCGTTGGATGGCCGTGTTTCAGGGCAGGCTGCATGAGCGATTTGAGACCAAACAATGAGACTGAACTTGTCAGCGTGGTCCAGCAGGCGCTGAGCGAAGCAACACCATTGCTTGTTCAGGGTAATGGAAGCAGATCAGGCTTGGGCCGAACGGTGCAGAGCGCCAAGACACTCAGTACATCCAATCTGTCAGGAATT is a genomic window containing:
- a CDS encoding FadR/GntR family transcriptional regulator yields the protein MIFTEISHTRTADEVIHQIEELVLQGVLKPGDRIPGERALSKSLNVSRPVLRDALQKLEARGLLLTRQGEGSVVADVVGTVFQDPIVDLIRKHPKATADYVEFRRQIEGITAEMAAIRATDADRELLTRLINTMAETHELQDFSAEAEVDTEFHQAIGECAHNIVLLHMLRSCYRLLEQGVFINRSRLYSHNGSRNALLAQHKAIYASIMARDPQAARKAAEAHMDFVAEAAREVETIGEREAVSRLRLEQHSTQNKVERAAKAAKAK
- a CDS encoding (Fe-S)-binding protein, whose protein sequence is MSVSDQNSAPETITIETPKNVALFVTCLVDLFRPSVGFASVKLLEDAGCTISVPPAQTCCGQPAYNSGDKADTRDIAMQVIKSFESYDAVVAPSGSCAAMIKVHYLELFEEGSDWHQRAGRLADKTFELTSFLTDILGRNPVTAHFDGTVTYHDSCSGLRELGVEKQPRRLLESVDGLTVKEMKDSDVCCGFGGTFCIKYPDISNAIVEKKTKNIDDTSAGTLLAGDLGCLMNMAGKLKREGSNVDVRHVAEVLAGMTDVPPIGKSKNDKKG
- a CDS encoding LutB/LldF family L-lactate oxidation iron-sulfur protein; translation: MQITSPYFKEKSSAALKDENLQKAMGNVERGFIGKRAKAAANLPEFEALRDRSKEIKDHVLDHLDLYLETYEAKVQDTGGRVHWAAGAQDARNIILDICKRANAKTVTKGKSMIAEEIAINEHLERNGIEPIETDLGEYIIQLRGEAPSHIIAPAVHVNKEEVEADFRRTHRHLPPGRNLEDPTSLLSEARSVLRDKFLAADVGITGANFLVAETGTSIIVTNEGNGDLTQILPRVHIVIASIEKIVPTLEDVSQILRVLARSATGQDISVYTTFSTGPRRAEDPDGPEEYHVVLLDNGRSDMLGTEFQDMLRCIRCGACMNHCPVYHAVGGHSYGWVYPGPMGAVLTPTLIGVEMGGHLPNASTFCGRCESVCPMRIPLPKMMRHWREKEFERHTTPDRMRRGLSVWAWMAKHPKLYHAGSRLAINLLGLMGRRKGAFKKLPLAGGWTEHRDLPAPEGQTFQQQWAARHRNSKLGQTT
- a CDS encoding LUD domain-containing protein, with the translated sequence MNRRSGTSNRATPNGRSIILAKIRKNVKNIDDPVREARVADRLSRSPVGLIPARARKPHAKQVDLFCEQAVKVQTTITRINKIEDLPTALAEYLRGRNLPKKVRMGHAPLLEQAGWDKLADLEISKGPSDGDDPVGLSHAFAGVAETGTLMLESGADNPTTLNFLPETHCVVVRAADISGDYETAWATIREKHGKGNMPRTVNMITGPSRSGDIEQTMLLGAHGPRALQIFVVND
- a CDS encoding cytochrome c family protein; the encoded protein is MNKIILAGLMSALMPLGAMAEGDVDAGEKVFKKCKACHAVGPNAKNRVGPVLNGIVGREVAIIEGYKYSKAMKASELTWDVETLTIYLANPRKFVKGTKMAFAGLKKDDDLENVIAYLAQFDLEGNITE
- a CDS encoding FAD-linked oxidase C-terminal domain-containing protein; protein product: MGTIAIPEPDKGILARRQEIIQSLRKLVPGEGVISDATELVPYETDAFTAYRRVPLAVVLPETTEQVSAVLKYCNKAGLPVIPRGAGTSLAGGAIPQEDAVVIGIAKMSRVLDVNYSNRSARVQAGITNLNVSDHVGPDGFFYAPDPSSQLACTIAGNIGMNSGGAHCLKYGVTTNNLLGVKMVMLDGTVLDIGGEHLDAPGYDLLGLVCGSEGQIGIITEAVVRILPKPEGAQPVLFGFETAESAGACVASIIAAGLVPVAMEFMDKLAIEICEAFAKAGYPMDVEALLIIEVEGSDAEMREQLGKIIEIAKQHGVKTIKESQSAMEAAAIWKGRKSAFGATGRVADYICMDGTIPTGQLPHVLARMTEIIDHYGLRVANVFHAGDGNLHPLILYDVNDPAERQKAEDAGNDILTLCVEVGGCLTGEHGVGIEKRDLMRVQFTEEDLRQQMLVRAVFDPAWQLNPAKVFPLDGRVSGQAA